CATATCACAAAAATACCTCTCTTATTGGTGATCCTGAGCCTAAGTTTGCTTTCAGCATGTACTACGACTCCGACTAACTTGGTCCCGATACAGGTCGAGAAAGTATCTCAAGCTAACGCTTGGGAGATGCAAGGCAAACTCGCAGTCAGAACCCCACAAGACAATTTCAGCACAAATTTATATTGGCTTCACACACAAAAAAAAGATGAACTCAAGCTCACCACTATGCTCGGCACAACTCTTCTGACCTTAACGACAGAGCATGGAATGACCCGCTTAGAAGTTGATGGCAAAACATATGAGCACCATGATGCTCAGCAGCTATTAACCAATGTCACAGGTTGGTCAATCCCTGTCAGTGCTTTACCTTTATGGATAACGGGACAAGTATCGCCAGATGATGAAGTTGACTCATTTGATGAAAAGAATAGGCCAGTAAGCTTATTTACGCCATTAGAGACGCCCCAATGGCGGGTTGAATTTCTCAAGTGGCAGCAGCAAAGTGGTGCTCAGATCCCTAGATTACTGCAATTAAAGAGAACAGATCTACGACTGAAAATACAGGTTAATCAATGGCAAGCACTCGCTACTAGTGATCTAACGCCCTCGACAAATCAACTTAAAAACAATATTCAAGTTAATGCGAGTTCACGTTGATGAAAGACACGAATTTGTCACTAGCTTGGCCTGCTCCAGCAAAGCTAAACCTATTTTTACACATTAATAATCAACGTGATGATGGCTACCATGAATTGCAGACTCTATTTCAATTTGTCGATTATTGTGACTATTTAGACTTTAAAGTCACCCAGTCATCCGAGTTGAAATTACATTCAAACATGAATAGCTCTGTCGCTGATTGTGATAACTTAATTCTCTTAGCCGCAAAATCATTACAAAAATTTTGTAATTGCCAAAAAGGCGCAGAAATTTGGCTGGATAAACGCTTGCCTATGGGGGGAGGAATAGGGGGAGGTTCATCCGATGCAGCCACCACTTTAGTGGCATTAAATGCACTGTGGAACACCCAATTATCTAAGGCTCAACTCATGGGTTTAGGTTTAAAACTTGGTGCCGATGTACCTGTTTTTATTAATGGTTTGTCTGCATTTGCCGAAGGTGTAGGCGAGAAGTTGCTCCCCGTTACGCCGAAAGAATATTGGTACCTAGTCCTAATACCCGATGTACATGTTTCCACTGCTGTGGTATTTCAAGATCCACAACTTACCCGTGATACTCCTAAGCTGGACATTGACACCTTAATGAGTGCCCCTTGGAAAAATGATTGCCAAGATTTTGTCGTTAAACGCTACCCTCAAGTTGCCAACACCTTGGGCTGGCTGGTAGAATATGCGCCGTCTAGAATGACTGGAACCGGTGCCTGTATTTTCGGTCAGTTCGAACTAGAGCATCAAGCCTTAGAGGTCCTGGCTCAATTGCCTAAGGACATGCTAGGTTTTGTCGCTAAAGGGACAAATATATCGCCTCTAGAGTCGCGTTTAACTCGACTCTAGAAGCTAAGCTCTGGAGTAGACCTAACTTACTCCAGCCATTAAAATGAAGCATACGCCTGAGGTTCATACAGTGCCTGACATTAAACTTTTTGCTGGTAACGCAACACCTGCTCTCGCTAAGAAGATAGCCGAACGTCTATTCTGCAAACTTGGAGACGCAGCAGTAGGCGTGTTCAGCGACGGGGAAATCAGTGTCCAGATAAACGAAAATGTACGTGGTGCGGATGTCTTTATCATTCAATCTACTTGTGCACCGACCAACGATAACTTGATGGAACTTATCGTTATGGTTGACGCATTACGCCGTGCATCAGCCGGACGTATCACCGCAGTAATCCCTTACTTCGGTTACGCTCGTCAAGATCGACGCGTACGTAGTGCTCGAGTCCCTATTACAGCTAAAGTTGTCGCAGACTTCCTATCAAGCGTTGGTGTTGACCGCGTCTTGACTTGTGACCTACATGCTGAACAGATCCAAGGCTTCTTCGATGTTCCTGTAGATAACGTATTTGGTAGCCCTGTGTTACTAGAAGATATGCTCTCAAGGGATCTTGATAACCCAGTCGTTGTTTCTCCTGATATCGGTGGTGTTGTTCGTGCCAGAGCAGTTGCTAAACTGCTTGATGATTCTGATCTAGCTATTATTGATAAGCGTCGTCCACAGGCTAACGTTGCTCAGGTAATGCACATTATTGGTGATGTTCAAGGCCGTGACTGCATCATAGTCGATGATATGATCGATACTGGTGGCACTCTGTGTAAAGCAGCCGAAGCCCTGAAAGAACATGGCGCTAACCGCGTATTTGCTTACGCCACTCACCCAGTATTTTCGGGTAATGCGGCTAAAAATATCGCCGAGTCTGTTATCGATGAAATTATCGTTACCGATACAATCCCCCTAGACAAGGATATTGCGGCACTTGATAAAGTCACTCAATTGTCTATGTCTGCACTTCTAGCCGAAGCTATCCGTCGTGTTAGCAACGAAGAGTCTATCTCTGCGATGTTTAAACACTAGTCAGTATCTGCTGGAAATGATTAAAGGCACTCTTACGAGTGCCTTTTTTATGCCTGATACTTTATAAAAACATATTCTTGTAATGGGTCAGCCCCAATGTGTCCCCCCTGCTTTCTCACCTAGAAACTGACCCAAGCAGCATACTGTTCAAATGATGCTAGAGGTAGAGGCCCTAAATAACTGACAAGCCACTGTCAGTGAATAAAAGCAAATGCCCACACCTAGACACCAAAATCTAAATCAAACCTGCTTAGCCTAGCTAAACGGACCTCCTAGCGGTTCTATTTAAACCAGTCCCCGTTTAAGCCAGAGCATCTCTAAACTAGGGCACTTCTAACAGAGACTTTTAATCAAAGTACTCCCCCACAGACTCTGATTTTACATCCAGTTCTAAATACCAAGAAGCAAGCGACTCGGAAAAATCTAAGTATAAAAAAATGAGTAAAAAATAGATTTCTTCATTTCAAATTTTAGTTGTTACATTTTTGCTTTAAAAAGGTAGTACTAGAAGCAGCCTCCCCTTATGTCAGGAGAGTTGCCACACCCAATATCTATTGATAATAACGCACCAAAACCTAAATCTGGCCCTTCTCCGGTAAAGCCCCCTATTTCTTATAAGACTCTTTATAAACCAAACTCTCCAGCCCTGCATCTAGTCGTAACCAGTAAAGCATTTATAAAAATGACAAATTTCAGACACAAAAAAGCCCGTCGTAAAGACAGGCTTTCAGTTTAAACTTTCCGTTATAGAAAGAAGTGGTACGGGAAGAGAGACTCCCCCCTTGATTCAGGAGAATTATCACACCTAACGCCAGCAGAACCTAAATCTGGCAGGTCTCCAATAAAGCGCCCTATTTCTAACAAAGATTTTTCTGAACCAAAGTACTCCCGTACTGACTCCTGCCTTGCACTTATTAGCTAACTGTAACCATTAAAGTGTTCAGGTGAAAACAACAAATTTCAGACACAAAAAAGCCCGTCGTAAGACAGGCTTTTCTGTTTAAATAAATGGTACGGGAAGAGAGACTTGAACTCTCACACCTTACGGCACCAGAACCTAAATCTGGCGTGTCTACCAATTCCACCACTCCCGCACTGCATCAGTTTTACATCCTGATTAAGATGATAGGCTAAGAGATAAATCTGGCGTGTCTAATATCAACACCACCACTCCCGCACTGCATCAGTTTTACATCTTGAATAGATGATTTTAGTTTTACATCTTATTTAGGATGAAAACAGATAAAACATCTGTTTTAAAAATGGTACGGGAAGAGAGACTTGAACTCTCACACCTTGCGGCACCAGAACCTAAATCTGGCGTGTCTACCAATTCCACCACACCCGCACTGACTTCAATTTTACATCTAGAAAAGATGGCAGTTAGGAAGATAAAAACGGCGTGTCTAATATCAACACAACCACTCCTGCACTGCACTGCATCAAGTTTACATCCTGATTAAGATGTTTGGAATTAAAGCCGCCTATATATAAATATAGCACGAGTTAAATTCACTCTCTAGTTTACCATCTTGAGTAGATGTAAAAAGTGGCTGGGGTACCAGGATTCGAACCTGGGGATGCCGAGATCAAAACCCGGTGCCTTACCGCTTGGCGATACCCCAACAAATTTCTTACTAAACTACAGACTCTAGTGACTACTTGCGCAGCTAAAACAGCCTATAACCTTTTTAATAATGGTACGGGAAGAGAGACTTGAACTCTCACACCTTGCGGCACCAGAACCTAAATCTGGCGTGTCTACCAATTCCACCACACCCGCACTGACTTCAATTTCACATCTAGAAAAGATGGCAGTTCGGAAGATAAACGGCATGTCAAATATCAACACCACTACTTCTGTACTGCATCAAGTTTACATCCTGACTAAGATGACTCTATTTTACATCCTGAGAAAGATGCTTGTGAATAATGAGACTTGAACCTAAGCACTAGACCTCATTTAACACTTCACTCTATTTTTACATCTTGAGAAAGATGGTAGCAATAGCGGGACTTGAACCTGCGACCCCAGCATTATGAATGCTGTGCTCTAACCAGCTGAGCTATATTGCCACTTAAACCAATCGATACGTTATCACGTATAAAAATGGCTGGGGTACCAGGATTCGAACCTGGGGATGCCGAGATCAAAACCCGGTGCCTTACCGCTTGGCGATACCCCAATAATCTTTTAGATTATTGAAACGTGAGAAATTGGCTGGGGTACCAGGATTCGAACCTGGGAATGCCGAGATCAAAACCCGGTGCCTTACCGCTTGGCGATACCCCAATCAAAACACGTTTCGAACAACAGGATAACCTATCATTCAATATAAATGGTACGGGAAGAGAGACTTGAACTCTCACACCTTACGGCACCAGAACCTAAATCTGGCGTGTCTACCAATTCCACCACACCCGCACATACCTCTAGTTTTACATCTTGGAGAAAGATGCCCAAGTTTTACATCCTGAGAAAGATGATAGTGAATAATGAGACTTGAACCTAAGTTCGAGAACTCAATTAACACTGCCTCAATTTAGCATCCTGAGAAAGATGGTAGCAATAGCGGGACTTGAACCTGCGACCCCAGCATTATGAATGCTGTGCTCTAACCAGCTGAGCTATATTGCCTCTTCACACTCGTTCCTCTTGGTGAGGAACGGGGCGTATTATGCTTATTCAGCGTATTGAGGTCAACCGCTTTTTTCGCTAATTGAAACTAAATCTTCCGTTCGGCTATTACTTCACCAAACTGAGCAGCAGATGCACAAATATAGCTGCTTAAATGAGATGAAGGTAACGAACAGGCCAGAAAGTGCTCTGCATTAAAAAGCGAAAAAGGCTCAATGAATACCATTGAGCCTTTATTAGATCACCAACTAAGCCATGAAATTAAACTTCATGCCCTAATATGAGTATGAGCAAAGGGGTCTAAACGCTTATACGTTAAAGAGGAAATGCATAACATCTCCATCTTTCACTATGTAAGACTTTCCTTCTACCTTTAGCTTACCAGCCTCTTTGGCACCGGCCTCACCTTTATAAGTGATAAAGTCGTCATAAGCCATGACTTGGGCACGAATGAAGCCACGTTCAAAATCTGTATGGATCACGCCGGCAGCTTGTGGTGCTGTGGCACCGATTGCTACGGTCCAGGCTCGAACCTCTTTAACACCCGCGGTAAAGTATGTTTGCAGTGTCAGTAAATCGTAACCTGCACGAATAACACGATCTAATCCAGGCTCTTCCAGACCAAGATCAGCCATAAACTCATTGCGGTCTTCAGGATCCATCTCTCCAAGCTCTGATTCAATCGAGGCACATACAGCCACAACAACCGCATTCTCTTTCCCTGCAATCTCACGAACTGTATCTAGATGCGGATTGTCTTCGAAACCATCATCGGCTACGTTAGCGATATACATGGTAGGCTTTAGAGTCAAGAAGTTCAGGTAAGCGACAGCGGCTTTCTCTTCGACCGACAAGTCTAAAGAACGTAACATTGTGCCTTCGTTTAAAGGAGCAAGCATCTTCTCAAGCACTGCGACTTCAAATTTAGCCTCTTGATCACCACCTTTAGCACGCTTTGCCTGACGATGAATAGCACGCTCACATGAATCCAGATCTGCCAAAGCAAGTTCTGTATTAATGACTTCAATGTCTTCGGCTGGTGAGATTTTATTAGCGACATGCACTATGTTTTCATCTTCGAAACAACGCACAACATGACCGATGGCATCTGTTTCACGAATATTCGCCAGGAACTTATTACCTAGACCTTCGCCTTTAGAGGCTCCGGCAACCAAGCCTGCAATATCTACAAACTCCATCGTTGTTGGTAATACACGCTCAGGGTTAACTATCTCGGCTAAGGCATCGAGACGAGCGTCAGGTACAGGCACGACACCTGTGTTGGGTTCGATTGTACAAAACGGAAAGTTGGACGCTTCGATGCCAGCTTTAGTTAACGCATTAAATAACGTTGATTTACCTACGTTTGGCAAGCCAACGATGCCACATTTAAAACCCATATCTATACCTTTAATATCAATAGTAAACTAACAGTAGTACTGCTAGTTAAGTTCTTAAAGAAGTCACTAAGCGTCACTTCATCAAATTTTTGCTATAAACCAATGCGGTTTAAGACTTAAACAAATACACTTTCTATGCTTTAAAGCTGTGCAACCTGTTCATGGCTTTAGCCATGTCTTCAGTAAACAGTATCTGGGTGGAGCGTACAGCCTCATCTAGCACAGGTTCAATCTGAGTCTGCTCAACTGCCGGCGCCTTGCCCAGTACGTAATTACTGACCTGATTTCTATCGCCTGGATGACCTATGCCAATTCGCAATCGATGGAAACCTTTATCATTGCCCAGACTGGAAATGATGTCCTTTAAGCCATTATGACCACCATGTCCGCCACCCAGTTTAAACTTGGCAACTCCTGGTGGCATATCTAGTTCATCGTGAGCGACTAAAATCTCACCAGCTTGAATACGAAAAAAATTCGCCATCGCACCGACGGACTTACCACTGAGATTCATAAACGTACTCGGGATCAGTAAACGAACATCTTTACCATGTAGGCTAACTCTTGCGGTTAAGCCATAATACTTGCTGTCGGCGATCAGAGTCGCACCGCATATTCTGGCTAGCTCTTGTACATACCAGGCTCCGGCGTTATGTCGGGTCTGTGCATACTTTTCACCAGGATTAGCGAGTCCTACAATTAGTTTTATGTTACTCATTTAGCCCATTCTTTAATACGAGGCGCACACCGCCGTACAAAGATGCCGGCTAAAGGTCACGCGCAAAATAAAAACGCGACATTTTAACACTCAATCCACGGCGCAACAAATTATAAGCAAAATTGGTTTTATCAAGAAACTCGCAGATGAGTAAATCGGGCCCTTGGCCCGATCTTAAGTCGCACTAATATCTATGTTCGGCTTAGAGTCCCATGGCATATTTGAGCACTTGCTTCTTAATCGGCGAGTCTATATTTGCCAGCTTAAGCGCTGCATTCCGTAGCACTTTTAGTGGTAGCAAATCATTGCTGAATCCGGCATAAAACAGATCCATCGCCGACATCATCAGTTGGTTATCTCGGTAACGGCGAGATTGGTATTCACTCAATACGCTATTACTCCACCAAACTTCTTGCTGACTCAGTTTATTCGAAATCACCGAGATCAAGGCGTCGACATCTTTGAAGCCAATATTGACCCCTTGCCCAGCAAGAGGATTAATGGTGTGAGCTGCGTCACCTAAAATAACCAGATTATCGGAAAAATAGGATTGGGCATGACGTCGGGTTAACTTAAAACTGCCCTTATTGACTACTTCAAACTGTCTGTCTAATCGTTCGGGAAAATGCATTTTAATCTGCTGAGCCAGAGCAGCGTTACTCAGTTGCGATAATTGGGCAATTCGACTGGCATCATCGTACCAGACCAGAGAGGCGTTATTACCCGGCAGGGGGAGCAAAGATCTGGGCCCTTTGGGGGTAAACTGCTGCCAGGTAACATCTTGTTGTTCTAAAGCAGTCTCAATATT
This portion of the Shewanella violacea DSS12 genome encodes:
- the lolB gene encoding lipoprotein insertase outer membrane protein LolB, yielding MSHITKIPLLLVILSLSLLSACTTTPTNLVPIQVEKVSQANAWEMQGKLAVRTPQDNFSTNLYWLHTQKKDELKLTTMLGTTLLTLTTEHGMTRLEVDGKTYEHHDAQQLLTNVTGWSIPVSALPLWITGQVSPDDEVDSFDEKNRPVSLFTPLETPQWRVEFLKWQQQSGAQIPRLLQLKRTDLRLKIQVNQWQALATSDLTPSTNQLKNNIQVNASSR
- the ispE gene encoding 4-(cytidine 5'-diphospho)-2-C-methyl-D-erythritol kinase, which produces MKDTNLSLAWPAPAKLNLFLHINNQRDDGYHELQTLFQFVDYCDYLDFKVTQSSELKLHSNMNSSVADCDNLILLAAKSLQKFCNCQKGAEIWLDKRLPMGGGIGGGSSDAATTLVALNALWNTQLSKAQLMGLGLKLGADVPVFINGLSAFAEGVGEKLLPVTPKEYWYLVLIPDVHVSTAVVFQDPQLTRDTPKLDIDTLMSAPWKNDCQDFVVKRYPQVANTLGWLVEYAPSRMTGTGACIFGQFELEHQALEVLAQLPKDMLGFVAKGTNISPLESRLTRL
- a CDS encoding ribose-phosphate pyrophosphokinase; translated protein: MPDIKLFAGNATPALAKKIAERLFCKLGDAAVGVFSDGEISVQINENVRGADVFIIQSTCAPTNDNLMELIVMVDALRRASAGRITAVIPYFGYARQDRRVRSARVPITAKVVADFLSSVGVDRVLTCDLHAEQIQGFFDVPVDNVFGSPVLLEDMLSRDLDNPVVVSPDIGGVVRARAVAKLLDDSDLAIIDKRRPQANVAQVMHIIGDVQGRDCIIVDDMIDTGGTLCKAAEALKEHGANRVFAYATHPVFSGNAAKNIAESVIDEIIVTDTIPLDKDIAALDKVTQLSMSALLAEAIRRVSNEESISAMFKH
- the ychF gene encoding redox-regulated ATPase YchF, with the translated sequence MGFKCGIVGLPNVGKSTLFNALTKAGIEASNFPFCTIEPNTGVVPVPDARLDALAEIVNPERVLPTTMEFVDIAGLVAGASKGEGLGNKFLANIRETDAIGHVVRCFEDENIVHVANKISPAEDIEVINTELALADLDSCERAIHRQAKRAKGGDQEAKFEVAVLEKMLAPLNEGTMLRSLDLSVEEKAAVAYLNFLTLKPTMYIANVADDGFEDNPHLDTVREIAGKENAVVVAVCASIESELGEMDPEDRNEFMADLGLEEPGLDRVIRAGYDLLTLQTYFTAGVKEVRAWTVAIGATAPQAAGVIHTDFERGFIRAQVMAYDDFITYKGEAGAKEAGKLKVEGKSYIVKDGDVMHFLFNV
- the pth gene encoding aminoacyl-tRNA hydrolase, with protein sequence MSNIKLIVGLANPGEKYAQTRHNAGAWYVQELARICGATLIADSKYYGLTARVSLHGKDVRLLIPSTFMNLSGKSVGAMANFFRIQAGEILVAHDELDMPPGVAKFKLGGGHGGHNGLKDIISSLGNDKGFHRLRIGIGHPGDRNQVSNYVLGKAPAVEQTQIEPVLDEAVRSTQILFTEDMAKAMNRLHSFKA
- a CDS encoding FAD-dependent oxidoreductase; the protein is MSQSQTEITTKDVVILGGGMIGAATAIGLAQLGLSVTVIEAFRPEAYSSEQAIDLRVSAISVTTEKLLDNLGALESLTQMRRAPYLGLETWELEGCITRFHADSLGVSHLGHIVENRLIQLALWEQFESLDNLELLCPRSLASFSRSEHGVCVTLDNGQRLDAKLLVGADGANSQVRTWAGIGSTGWDYAQSAMLINIETALEQQDVTWQQFTPKGPRSLLPLPGNNASLVWYDDASRIAQLSQLSNAALAQQIKMHFPERLDRQFEVVNKGSFKLTRRHAQSYFSDNLVILGDAAHTINPLAGQGVNIGFKDVDALISVISNKLSQQEVWWSNSVLSEYQSRRYRDNQLMMSAMDLFYAGFSNDLLPLKVLRNAALKLANIDSPIKKQVLKYAMGL